A region of Chloroflexota bacterium DNA encodes the following proteins:
- a CDS encoding Ldh family oxidoreductase: MAEPVRVAAVVPWERLVDFAQRAYEAAGCPPAQARDAAEAIVDADGHGTTTHGLKNLRMYITNLKEGRANPTPNIQVVGGSKAVAVMAADRALGHVAAYAGIRKAIELAKEYGTGTVVVRDSNHYGHSGFWASVPVRHNMIGFSFTNAGPTMAAWGGKEAIVGNNPPSWAIPSKVSDPSKSLPAAEYEPVFLDMALSVVAGNRLDIYRRRGESIPEGWALNKDGFPTTDPNDQRAGGTLFPMAGYKGVGLAVVLGMMTSFLAGSMFDDQKRDPVTKAFTPGTTGHFFQVYNIEAFTDLEEFCKQVREARGRIQASPPREGVSQVHAPGDLENAKARAHLQGVPLEQFTLDDLAWVAEFVGVQYDIV; the protein is encoded by the coding sequence ATGGCGGAGCCAGTACGAGTAGCAGCCGTGGTGCCGTGGGAGAGACTGGTTGACTTCGCGCAGCGGGCCTACGAGGCCGCTGGCTGTCCGCCGGCCCAGGCCCGCGATGCCGCCGAGGCGATTGTCGATGCTGACGGCCACGGCACGACGACCCACGGCCTGAAAAATCTGCGGATGTACATCACCAACCTCAAGGAGGGCCGCGCCAACCCCACGCCGAACATCCAGGTGGTCGGCGGCTCGAAGGCCGTGGCCGTGATGGCGGCCGACCGGGCGCTTGGGCACGTGGCGGCCTACGCGGGCATCCGCAAGGCGATCGAGCTGGCGAAGGAGTACGGGACCGGCACGGTAGTGGTGCGCGACAGCAACCACTACGGCCATTCCGGCTTCTGGGCGAGCGTGCCGGTGCGCCACAACATGATCGGCTTCTCGTTCACCAACGCCGGCCCGACGATGGCGGCGTGGGGCGGCAAGGAGGCGATTGTCGGGAACAACCCGCCGTCCTGGGCGATCCCGTCGAAGGTCTCCGATCCGTCGAAGTCCCTCCCGGCTGCCGAGTACGAGCCAGTCTTCCTCGACATGGCCCTGAGCGTGGTGGCCGGCAACCGGCTCGACATCTACCGGCGACGCGGCGAGTCGATCCCCGAGGGCTGGGCCTTGAACAAGGACGGCTTCCCGACGACCGATCCGAACGACCAGCGCGCCGGCGGCACCCTCTTCCCGATGGCCGGCTACAAGGGCGTCGGGCTGGCCGTGGTGCTGGGCATGATGACCTCGTTCCTGGCCGGCAGCATGTTCGACGACCAGAAGCGCGACCCGGTCACGAAGGCGTTCACGCCCGGCACGACGGGCCATTTCTTCCAGGTCTACAACATCGAAGCGTTCACCGACCTCGAAGAGTTCTGCAAGCAGGTCCGCGAGGCCCGGGGTCGCATCCAGGCGTCGCCGCCGCGCGAGGGCGTCTCTCAGGTGCACGCGCCCGGCGACCTGGAGAACGCCAAGGCCAGGGCGCACCTGCAGGGCGTGCCGCTGGAGCAGTTCACGCTGGACGACCTGGCCTGGGTGGCCGAGTTCGTAGGCGTCCAGTACGACATCGTATGA
- a CDS encoding phosphotransferase, with protein MARGSWIVDRGSWIVDRGSWIVDRGSWIVDRGSWIVEASRLTRAARS; from the coding sequence GTGGCTCGTGGCTCGTGGATCGTGGATCGTGGATCGTGGATCGTGGATCGTGGATCGTGGATCGTGGATCGTGGATCGTGGATCGTGGATCGTGGATCGTGGATCGTGGAAGCGTCACGGCTGACACGTGCCGCACGCTCGTAG
- a CDS encoding amidohydrolase family protein, which yields MAKLMVRGGRLVDPRNRQDGVADLIFEDGRVSEVGQGLSVPKGAQVVEAAGLVVMPGLVDSHAHVSGEFRPGHAMMARAGVTTALNLSGDVRDVLEGIKLAGAGLTIASLDSPTPGNELPNASPTASEIGAALDRSLERGAIGVKVLGGHYPYTPDATAEIFRAARARTAYAAFHVGSTVTGSDLHGLRESAALADGGPLHIAHVNSYCRGMVLDAIDEAKEAIDILVRHPNLRSESYLARANGTSGKIVDGVPASGTARNCLIMGNYPVTEAGLERAMLDGYCSVVDGAGDANRLLTGQAARDLWQELGTAIGISFPVNDPTSQFILATARRPDGRFAVDALSTDGGGIPRNVTVDHGLAIVALGGLSLMTFVQKAALAPARMLGLDRKGHLGVGADADCALVDVATRTVKATIAAGRPICLDGVIVGSGGTLVTTTRGERAARQAGVAAEVVDLARSGLYAPHSMGGGS from the coding sequence GTGGCGAAGCTGATGGTGCGCGGCGGCCGGCTGGTCGATCCGCGCAACCGGCAGGATGGCGTGGCCGACCTGATCTTTGAGGATGGCCGCGTCAGCGAGGTCGGGCAGGGGCTCAGCGTGCCGAAGGGCGCGCAGGTGGTCGAGGCGGCCGGGCTGGTCGTGATGCCCGGGCTGGTGGACAGCCATGCCCACGTCAGCGGCGAGTTCCGCCCGGGGCACGCCATGATGGCTCGGGCCGGCGTCACGACGGCGCTCAATCTCTCGGGCGACGTACGGGATGTGCTGGAAGGCATCAAGCTGGCGGGGGCCGGCCTGACCATCGCCTCGCTCGACTCGCCGACGCCCGGCAACGAGCTGCCCAACGCCTCACCGACCGCCTCGGAGATCGGGGCGGCGCTCGACCGCTCGTTGGAGCGCGGCGCCATCGGTGTCAAGGTGCTGGGCGGGCACTACCCGTACACGCCCGACGCCACCGCCGAGATCTTCCGAGCGGCCCGCGCCCGCACAGCCTACGCAGCCTTCCACGTCGGCTCGACGGTCACCGGCAGCGACCTTCACGGCCTGCGCGAGTCGGCAGCGCTGGCGGACGGCGGCCCGCTCCACATCGCCCACGTCAACTCGTACTGCCGGGGCATGGTGCTCGACGCCATCGACGAGGCGAAGGAGGCCATCGACATCCTGGTGCGCCACCCGAACCTGCGCTCGGAGTCGTACCTGGCGCGGGCGAACGGTACCTCCGGCAAGATCGTGGATGGCGTGCCGGCCAGCGGCACGGCTCGCAACTGCCTGATCATGGGCAACTATCCCGTCACCGAGGCCGGACTCGAACGGGCGATGCTCGACGGCTACTGCTCGGTGGTGGACGGCGCCGGCGACGCCAATCGGCTGCTGACCGGCCAGGCGGCCCGCGATCTCTGGCAAGAGCTGGGGACGGCCATCGGCATCTCGTTCCCCGTCAACGACCCGACCAGCCAGTTCATCCTGGCGACGGCGCGGCGGCCGGACGGTCGATTCGCGGTGGACGCGCTCTCGACCGACGGCGGCGGCATCCCGCGCAACGTGACCGTCGATCACGGCCTTGCCATCGTGGCGCTCGGCGGCTTGAGCCTGATGACCTTCGTGCAGAAGGCGGCGCTGGCCCCCGCCCGGATGCTTGGCCTGGACCGGAAGGGCCACCTGGGCGTCGGAGCCGATGCCGACTGCGCCCTGGTGGACGTGGCAACGCGCACCGTCAAGGCGACCATCGCCGCTGGCCGCCCGATCTGCCTGGATGGCGTCATCGTCGGCAGCGGCGGAACGCTGGTGACCACGACGCGCGGCGAGCGGGCGGCCCGACAGGCCGGCGTCGCGGCGGAGGTCGTGGATCTGGCGCGTTCGGGCCTGTACGCCCCGCATTCCATGGGTGGGGGATCGTAG
- a CDS encoding glycosyltransferase family 39 protein — translation MRLVDRGGPLTLVAVLALTLAALWIRLDGLQGWDGTLTVDEARLALAARGINQTGLPRLPSGWVYTRGLLATYLTAPSLALLGESDFATRLPAVLAGALLVPVAYLLGREVAGRLGGLAVAALCVGHPSLVVWSRQAWFYALFVLLFALALLFLLRAARTGRPSDQLLAGVCVGLSAFAHEAGMFLLLPLTVQAGLALWPVRRDRAGWWPPVVSVGIVGLAAVALWLLVTHLRAESLVGAYGEVEEYLSPSVEWARIRFYLRMLADGPGVLLAGAVLGTGLAIRRKLVPTLLLWLALLPSFVHAAFLIPRGPQERYGLAMLLVIVVLGVQGLRQLAEAAAGLAERRRRLGVPPDLLTPLVVGLALVGTVAAHQDVRRAVDRAALSAREGAWLRQARSLGIDGDAVVMTDVPTTVGWYIGGLDFWVSSHDYEKYTTRVGDIRRDVHTGAVLVRSRGDYDRLVARPLAGRQVWVIASGRNYQWGELVDDDLKSLLDRSASQRVNPGDNTRILLVNLPSGS, via the coding sequence GTGCGCCTGGTAGATCGGGGTGGACCGCTGACGCTGGTGGCGGTCCTTGCGCTGACGCTGGCAGCCCTCTGGATCCGCCTGGACGGCCTCCAGGGCTGGGACGGCACCCTCACCGTGGACGAGGCGCGGCTGGCGCTGGCCGCGCGCGGCATCAACCAGACCGGACTGCCACGGCTGCCGTCTGGCTGGGTCTACACGCGCGGTCTGCTCGCCACCTACCTGACCGCGCCTTCGCTGGCGCTCCTGGGGGAGTCCGACTTCGCGACGCGCCTCCCGGCCGTGCTGGCCGGCGCGCTGCTCGTTCCGGTGGCGTACCTCCTCGGGCGAGAGGTGGCCGGGCGGCTGGGCGGACTGGCCGTGGCCGCGCTGTGCGTTGGGCATCCGTCGCTGGTGGTGTGGTCGCGGCAGGCGTGGTTTTACGCGCTGTTCGTGCTGCTGTTCGCCCTGGCGCTGCTGTTCCTGCTGCGGGCCGCGCGCACCGGTCGCCCGAGCGATCAGCTCCTGGCCGGGGTGTGCGTCGGGCTGAGCGCGTTCGCCCACGAGGCCGGCATGTTCTTGCTGCTGCCGCTGACCGTTCAGGCCGGCCTGGCGCTGTGGCCTGTGCGCCGGGACCGCGCAGGCTGGTGGCCGCCCGTCGTGTCGGTGGGGATCGTCGGGCTGGCCGCCGTGGCGCTCTGGCTGCTGGTGACCCACCTGCGCGCCGAGAGCCTCGTCGGCGCATACGGCGAGGTCGAGGAGTACCTGAGCCCGTCTGTCGAGTGGGCGCGGATCCGGTTCTACCTGCGGATGCTCGCGGACGGTCCCGGGGTGTTGCTGGCCGGGGCCGTACTCGGCACCGGGTTGGCGATCCGCCGGAAGCTCGTGCCAACGCTCTTGCTCTGGCTGGCGCTGCTGCCGTCGTTCGTCCACGCGGCGTTCCTGATCCCGCGCGGGCCGCAGGAGCGGTACGGCCTGGCGATGCTGCTGGTGATCGTGGTGCTGGGCGTGCAGGGCCTGCGCCAGCTTGCCGAGGCAGCCGCCGGGCTGGCCGAGCGCCGCCGGCGCCTGGGCGTCCCGCCCGATCTGCTGACGCCGCTTGTCGTCGGGCTGGCCCTGGTTGGGACGGTGGCGGCGCATCAGGACGTCCGCCGCGCCGTCGACCGAGCAGCGCTCTCGGCCAGGGAGGGCGCGTGGCTGCGGCAGGCGCGATCGTTGGGCATCGACGGTGACGCTGTCGTGATGACGGACGTGCCGACGACAGTTGGCTGGTACATCGGCGGCCTGGATTTCTGGGTCAGCAGCCACGACTACGAAAAGTACACAACCCGTGTCGGCGATATCCGTCGGGACGTACATACCGGGGCGGTGCTGGTCAGAAGCCGGGGCGACTACGACCGGCTGGTGGCCCGGCCGCTTGCAGGACGGCAGGTCTGGGTGATAGCCTCTGGCCGCAATTACCAGTGGGGCGAGCTGGTCGACGATGACCTCAAGTCGTTACTCGACCGTAGCGCGTCACAACGGGTAAATCCTGGCGACAATACAAGGATTCTGCTAGTCAACCTTCCGTCCGGGTCTTGA
- a CDS encoding Ldh family oxidoreductase has translation MVEMVRVAAVVPWERCVQFAARAFEACGVPADQAHDAAEALVNADGTGTVTHGLKNLRLYVTELKDGRANPTPDIRVVGGSKAGVVMTGDNALGHVAAYAGMRKAIELAKEYGSGTVLVRESNHYGHSGFWASLAVRHNMIGFAVTNATNGIAPFGGKEPLIGNNPPSWAIPTRIVDPNVRLPDAEYQPVFLDMALSTVAGNRLDIYRRRGEPVPAGWALDQDGFPTTSATARNEGGTLTAIAGYKGVGFAVVMSMITSFLGGSPNDWERIDPESRKRKPAHTGHWFQAIDIAQMTDLETFTRSAREARERFQASPPREGVERVYAPGDLENEKARAYQTEGVPLEQFTIDDMSWVAEMLGIEFNLLR, from the coding sequence ATGGTCGAGATGGTGCGCGTCGCTGCCGTCGTTCCGTGGGAGCGCTGCGTTCAGTTCGCGGCCCGCGCTTTCGAGGCGTGCGGCGTGCCCGCCGATCAGGCCCACGACGCCGCCGAGGCGCTCGTGAACGCCGATGGGACCGGCACGGTGACCCACGGGCTGAAGAACCTGCGTCTCTACGTCACCGAGTTGAAGGATGGTCGCGCTAACCCGACGCCTGACATCCGAGTGGTGGGCGGCTCGAAGGCCGGCGTCGTGATGACTGGCGACAACGCACTCGGGCACGTGGCCGCCTACGCCGGCATGCGCAAGGCCATCGAACTGGCGAAGGAGTACGGCTCGGGCACAGTCCTTGTGCGCGAGAGCAATCACTACGGCCACTCCGGCTTCTGGGCCAGCCTGGCGGTGCGACACAACATGATCGGGTTCGCGGTGACCAACGCCACCAACGGCATCGCGCCGTTTGGCGGCAAGGAGCCGTTGATCGGGAACAACCCGCCATCCTGGGCCATCCCGACCCGCATCGTGGACCCGAACGTCCGCCTGCCCGATGCCGAGTATCAACCGGTCTTCCTCGACATGGCCCTCAGCACGGTGGCTGGCAACCGACTCGACATCTACCGTCGGCGCGGTGAGCCGGTACCGGCGGGCTGGGCGCTCGATCAGGATGGCTTCCCGACCACCAGCGCCACGGCTCGCAACGAGGGCGGCACGCTGACGGCCATCGCCGGCTACAAGGGCGTCGGGTTCGCCGTGGTGATGTCGATGATCACCTCGTTCCTGGGCGGCAGCCCGAACGACTGGGAGAGGATCGATCCGGAGTCACGGAAGCGCAAGCCGGCCCACACCGGCCACTGGTTCCAGGCCATCGACATCGCGCAGATGACCGACCTCGAGACGTTCACGCGCAGCGCCCGCGAGGCCCGTGAACGGTTCCAGGCGTCGCCGCCGCGCGAGGGCGTCGAGCGCGTGTACGCGCCCGGCGACCTGGAGAACGAGAAGGCACGCGCCTACCAGACCGAAGGCGTGCCGCTGGAGCAGTTCACCATCGACGATATGAGCTGGGTCGCGGAGATGCTCGGCATCGAGTTCAACCTGCTGCGGTAG
- a CDS encoding zinc ABC transporter substrate-binding protein: MAKPLALALALIVALAVAVIGPSVSSAQPAARAASQPSAQARAVRVVVGMGIVKDLVEQVGRDRVEVFSVVPAGADPHTYQPTPRDIQSMQGARLAVWNGLGIDDTAADLVAEQLLPDLTTVVLSAGVTPMAGSQDEDEDTHGHAHAEGNPHLWLDPMYAIAYVETIRDTLSEVDPAGADTYRANATAYIGEIAALDAWAKGEIAKLPAERRKLVTFHDAFPYFAAHYDLELIGVVVKSPGREPSAQEVAALVTEIRSHNIPTVFAEPQFNARILELAARDAGVEVKRLYSDAFDSQVKTYLDLLRFNVTSVVEGLNR; this comes from the coding sequence ATGGCTAAACCGCTCGCGCTTGCGCTGGCGCTGATCGTCGCTCTCGCGGTCGCCGTCATCGGCCCGTCCGTCTCATCCGCCCAGCCGGCTGCCCGGGCGGCATCGCAGCCATCCGCTCAGGCCCGCGCGGTGCGGGTCGTCGTCGGCATGGGCATCGTCAAGGATCTAGTCGAGCAGGTCGGCCGGGACCGCGTTGAGGTCTTCAGCGTCGTGCCGGCTGGCGCTGACCCGCACACCTACCAGCCGACCCCGCGTGACATCCAGTCGATGCAGGGCGCGCGGCTGGCCGTCTGGAACGGCCTGGGCATCGACGACACGGCAGCCGACCTCGTGGCGGAACAGCTGCTGCCGGACCTGACCACGGTGGTCCTCAGCGCGGGCGTCACGCCGATGGCCGGCAGCCAGGACGAGGACGAAGACACCCACGGCCATGCCCACGCCGAGGGCAACCCGCACCTCTGGCTGGATCCGATGTACGCCATCGCCTACGTCGAAACGATCCGCGACACCCTCTCCGAGGTGGACCCGGCCGGCGCGGACACCTACAGGGCCAACGCCACGGCGTACATCGGCGAGATCGCGGCGCTGGACGCCTGGGCGAAGGGAGAGATCGCGAAGCTGCCGGCTGAGCGGCGCAAGCTCGTGACCTTCCACGACGCCTTCCCCTACTTCGCGGCCCACTACGACCTCGAGCTGATCGGCGTGGTGGTCAAGAGCCCGGGTCGCGAGCCGTCCGCCCAGGAGGTCGCGGCGCTGGTGACGGAGATCAGGTCGCACAACATCCCGACGGTCTTTGCCGAGCCGCAGTTCAACGCGCGCATCCTGGAGCTGGCGGCCCGAGACGCGGGCGTAGAGGTCAAGCGGCTGTACAGCGACGCCTTCGACTCCCAGGTGAAGACCTACCTCGACCTGCTCAGGTTCAACGTCACGTCGGTGGTGGAAGGCCTCAACAGGTAG